The following are encoded together in the Vigna unguiculata cultivar IT97K-499-35 chromosome 2, ASM411807v1, whole genome shotgun sequence genome:
- the LOC114174465 gene encoding uncharacterized protein LOC114174465: MFREARNAGQRPYWLGDDVWNNLLAYWNSPTYYNKCVTAQRNRGSEKGGSLHTTGSMTTHEHAIRMAKELGRAAHIDEVFQQTHMCKGTDQFVDERSRRTYVRSEQGSCAGGSQDIIDDLTADDTIRTKCWVEVVGGKNKGRIYGTGQLAGGSSGMKPQSTASTSSAEEVTFLKQRLQENDEKLKATDQQLQENDQAYAKLKGQFQSLQNILLTLLPPDQEVLRQAVSNLAQSQQLLTTYNNPTKH; the protein is encoded by the exons ATGTTTAGAGAGGCTAGAAATGCAGGCCAACGACCTTACTGGCTTGGGGATGATGTTTGGAATAATTTGCTAGCATATTGGAATTCTCCTACGTACTACAATAAGTGTGTGACAGCCCAAAGGAACCGAGGTTCCGAAAAGGGTGGGAGCCTACACACTACGGGTTCCATGACCACCCATGAGCATGCCATTCGTATG GCAAAGGAGCTAGGACGAGCTGCTCATATTGATGAGGTGTTTCAACAAACTCATATGTGCAAAGGAACTGACCAGTTTGTTGATGAAAGATCTCGGAGGACATAT GTCAGATCCGAACAAGGCTCATGTGCTGGTGGATCACAAGATATCATTGATGATCTTACTGCAGATGATACGATTAGGACAAAGTGTTGGGTTGAGGTTGTCGGGGGTaagaataaaggaagaataTATGGGACAGGACAACTTGCAGGTGGAAGCAGTGGCATGAAGCCCCAATCTACTGCATCCACTTCCAGTGCTGAAGAAGTTACCTTCCTCAAACAACGACtacaagaaaatgatgaaaaactaaaagcaaCAGATCAACAATTGCAAGAAAATGACCAGGCTTATGCAAAATTAAAAGGTCAATTTCAATCGTTACAAAACATACTCCTCACACTTCTGCCTCCGGACCAAGAAGTCCTTCGACAGGCTGTATCCAACCTAGCACAGTCTCAACAACTCCTCACAACCTACAACAATCCAACCAAGCACTGA